In the genome of Gemmatimonas sp., one region contains:
- the yjjX gene encoding inosine/xanthosine triphosphatase — protein sequence MPLLSLHDVHQVIVGSANPVKIAAVRAVLTSVLPEVVVRGVAVPSGVPDQPFGDEETQQGARQRAYAALAAAADASLGVGLEGGVVALPGGRLRTCAWAVVVDRDGREGVGGSLSMPLPDQVAARIGQGEELGHAMDAVARTTGTKTGRGAVGILTAGLVDRQRAYEPMVAYALAPWLAPELFLPAP from the coding sequence ATGCCGCTGCTGTCGCTTCACGACGTACACCAGGTCATCGTCGGGTCCGCCAACCCCGTGAAGATCGCGGCCGTGCGGGCCGTCCTGACGTCGGTGCTCCCTGAGGTCGTGGTGCGTGGGGTGGCGGTGCCGAGCGGGGTCCCCGATCAGCCGTTCGGCGACGAGGAGACGCAGCAGGGGGCGCGACAGCGGGCGTACGCCGCGCTCGCGGCCGCAGCGGACGCGTCGCTTGGGGTGGGGCTGGAGGGGGGCGTCGTGGCGCTCCCCGGCGGGCGGCTGCGCACCTGCGCCTGGGCCGTGGTGGTGGACCGCGACGGGCGCGAAGGCGTGGGCGGCTCGCTCAGCATGCCGCTGCCCGACCAGGTGGCGGCGCGCATCGGGCAGGGCGAGGAACTCGGACACGCCATGGACGCGGTGGCGCGCACCACGGGTACCAAGACGGGGCGAGGGGCCGTAGGCATCCTCACAGCCGGACTCGTCGACCGGCAGCGTGCCTACGAACCCATGGTGGCGTACGCGCTCGCCCCGTGGCTGGCGCCGGAGCTGTTTCTCCCGGCGCCCTAG
- a CDS encoding CGNR zinc finger domain-containing protein, giving the protein MPASATDTRRATARDRLPGPVPPRSRLWLDFVNSDAAAQLPGGDLLRDFEALLGWLQEHAAVDDERAAGIRRRAVLQPAAAAATLVDARRVRAALRALAERGETQDKVREDAVVEINRVLGRSAGTRRLDPGIDGGYVRSFVPTGDAFAGLMIPIVESAADTLIGDELPRVRRCADPRCHRVFLDGTKNGLRRWCDMGTCGNRAKAARHRARHGEPK; this is encoded by the coding sequence ATGCCTGCTTCCGCCACCGATACGAGGCGGGCCACGGCGCGCGACCGACTGCCGGGGCCGGTTCCTCCCCGCTCGCGCCTGTGGCTCGACTTCGTCAATTCCGACGCCGCCGCGCAATTGCCCGGGGGCGATCTGTTGCGCGATTTCGAGGCCTTGCTCGGGTGGCTGCAGGAGCACGCTGCGGTGGATGACGAGCGTGCAGCCGGAATCCGTCGGCGTGCCGTGTTGCAGCCCGCGGCCGCGGCGGCCACGCTGGTGGACGCCCGACGGGTACGCGCCGCCTTGCGGGCCCTGGCCGAGCGCGGAGAGACGCAGGACAAGGTCCGCGAGGACGCGGTGGTGGAGATCAACCGCGTGCTCGGTCGCAGCGCCGGCACCCGCCGGCTCGACCCGGGGATCGACGGGGGCTATGTCCGGAGCTTTGTCCCCACGGGTGATGCGTTTGCCGGTCTCATGATCCCCATCGTCGAGTCGGCGGCCGACACGCTCATTGGCGACGAGCTGCCGCGCGTACGGCGTTGCGCCGACCCGCGATGCCATCGGGTGTTTCTCGATGGCACCAAGAACGGGCTCCGCCGTTGGTGTGACATGGGTACCTGCGGCAATCGCGCCAAGGCCGCGCGACACCGGGCGCGCCACGGAGAACCGAAGTGA
- a CDS encoding sigma-70 family RNA polymerase sigma factor — protein MVSMDEQAMEQAVVTRDVPEVASRGDVSASADRAARRAQFEREALVHLDALYSFALKLARSRDDAEDLVSDTLLRALERWEQYHLGTNIRAWLFTILYHVFVSRKRRIDAREVQQPEDTEGWALFEAVGEADPEGKFYDSFLDEEITRAIRSLPEEYRSAVVLSDLQGLRYAEIANVLGVPEGTVKSRLFRGRRLLQRKLANYAVEMGYLKESVVRAVLAPSVTTLMSA, from the coding sequence ATGGTGAGCATGGACGAGCAGGCGATGGAGCAGGCAGTGGTGACACGCGACGTGCCGGAGGTGGCGAGCCGCGGCGACGTGTCGGCCTCGGCAGATCGTGCCGCGCGCCGCGCGCAGTTCGAGCGCGAGGCGCTCGTGCACCTCGACGCGTTGTACTCCTTCGCGCTCAAACTCGCGCGCTCGCGCGACGATGCCGAGGATCTCGTGTCCGACACGCTCCTGCGAGCGCTTGAGCGCTGGGAGCAGTACCATCTCGGCACCAATATCCGGGCGTGGCTCTTCACGATCCTCTACCACGTCTTCGTGAGCCGCAAGCGTCGCATCGACGCGCGCGAGGTGCAGCAGCCCGAGGACACCGAGGGTTGGGCGCTCTTCGAGGCGGTGGGGGAGGCCGATCCCGAGGGCAAGTTCTATGACTCGTTCCTCGACGAGGAGATCACGCGGGCCATCCGCTCGCTCCCCGAGGAGTATCGCTCGGCCGTGGTGCTGAGCGATCTGCAGGGGCTGCGCTACGCGGAGATCGCGAACGTACTGGGCGTCCCCGAGGGCACCGTGAAGTCGCGCCTGTTCCGTGGTCGGCGTCTCCTGCAGCGCAAGCTCGCCAACTACGCCGTCGAAATGGGCTACCTCAAGGAGTCGGTGGTACGCGCCGTCTTGGCCCCGTCGGTCACCACGCTCATGAGCGCGTAA
- a CDS encoding TetR/AcrR family transcriptional regulator → MSDRRTQILDAAATLISERGFTSTSVDDVIKGAKLSGKSHFYHYFKSKEELGYEVLNRQFERFAERGLAILREPMIDPLERLNLFIDAVVALQSESGGRRGSPFGNLAAELADAHEGFRVRIEAVFERWASQIRSLLWEARPQLHDDVDAVRLSRFIIAALEGAVLMTRVKRDLSVLEGIAADLKRFIAMHIRDGAVMQHSRNLE, encoded by the coding sequence ATGTCAGACAGACGCACGCAGATCCTCGACGCCGCCGCCACGCTCATTTCTGAGCGGGGGTTCACGTCCACGTCGGTAGACGACGTGATCAAGGGGGCGAAGCTGAGTGGCAAGAGCCACTTCTATCACTACTTCAAGTCCAAGGAAGAGTTGGGCTATGAGGTGCTGAACCGGCAGTTCGAGCGGTTTGCGGAGCGTGGTCTGGCCATCCTGCGCGAGCCGATGATCGACCCGCTGGAACGGTTGAATCTGTTCATCGATGCGGTCGTGGCGCTCCAGTCGGAGAGCGGCGGCCGGCGGGGGTCGCCGTTCGGGAATCTGGCGGCGGAATTGGCCGATGCGCACGAGGGGTTTCGGGTGCGTATCGAGGCGGTGTTCGAGCGGTGGGCGAGTCAGATCCGTTCGCTACTGTGGGAGGCCCGTCCGCAGTTGCACGACGATGTCGATGCCGTGCGGCTGTCGCGGTTCATCATCGCGGCGCTGGAGGGGGCGGTGCTCATGACGCGGGTCAAGCGTGACCTGTCGGTGCTCGAAGGGATCGCGGCGGATCTCAAACGATTCATAGCGATGCATATCCGCGACGGCGCGGTCATGCAGCACAGCCGGAATCTCGAATAG
- a CDS encoding DEAD/DEAH box helicase has protein sequence MRQTTDRFLPPDRETYLASKPATGRIIVIAPTRAACETIELAVGLHLDTFLERTRGDDLRRLAASGQGFGIVAGTGTGKTLAIRPIAETILGTTDLRVGVVNREREATPDTPSWNVVVVTTGIARRWFQDGDILPTDTLVVDEIHQTSAELELCLALGKRVGCRYIWLSATVDPTFYARYLESADVLKVSAFDATKAAKVEVERKQPLAFLDDRFLQKLARSERGVAIFLPTRAGVEEAAEWVRHRFPRITAAHYHGGEPIRVIRPFLEGVVPKPFFLAMTAAGQSALNVPGLDTVIIDDTRFTNLIDRGRNVLTRVHLGANEILQMAGRVHGRVEGGRVYILSDRDIRFEALRPTEPEFQLAGDSERVALTCADLGVRADALDLPVPLDRAAYRKAVALLEARGLIENGRLTAYGRAVEKLPVERAWGELIVNGDDELLPALAVMSGVDSLHRMTREGRDLEGLVVRGSDHLTAYNLYAEAFRVAGYIGEVYGLPRHLFEAERIAHWAEQRGVLVKALEDAALAMASVYRSVGMPLPQTLPIAGAAMHRRFAELLARYMPFDLVIEEETVDGHEARVSKTSVCGSWGAVAGSLRYFADRHGIPRAAIEGTQLSMDLVRQHAQRHEPELALDPERKHSPVLLRRRVTYFGFELSRESEPLPVFPDALAAAARHLLAEAAARGELRHTAVRRNQPIVEEIREVWRRLGGITPRLGQAELTTWYAQRMGDARSWEDIRAIPLLLDRRDFLNDAQIAAARALPGAVEIRDRTVGIDYDVEELDGGRVPVARLRLPEKLARTLVLEELPVLDRALRFVVPRGQRGAVRADDLLALQDKLDLPFTDEERAAHDARVRGGVERGRRGESRGESRGGKPGGGPRGGGRPGKGGRHPGRRRR, from the coding sequence GTGAGACAGACCACCGACCGCTTCCTGCCCCCCGACCGCGAGACCTATCTCGCGTCGAAGCCCGCCACCGGCCGCATCATCGTCATCGCGCCCACGCGCGCGGCGTGCGAAACGATCGAGCTGGCCGTGGGACTGCACCTCGACACGTTCCTCGAGCGCACCCGCGGCGACGATCTCCGGCGGCTCGCCGCAAGCGGCCAGGGGTTCGGCATCGTTGCCGGCACCGGCACCGGCAAGACCCTCGCCATCCGCCCCATCGCCGAAACCATCCTCGGCACCACCGACCTCCGGGTCGGCGTGGTGAACCGCGAGCGCGAAGCCACTCCGGACACCCCCTCCTGGAACGTGGTGGTGGTGACCACCGGCATCGCGCGGCGCTGGTTTCAGGATGGCGACATCCTACCCACCGACACCCTGGTCGTAGACGAGATCCATCAGACCAGCGCCGAGCTCGAGCTCTGCCTCGCCCTCGGCAAGCGCGTGGGGTGCCGCTATATCTGGCTCTCCGCCACCGTCGATCCCACGTTCTACGCGCGCTATCTCGAAAGCGCCGACGTGCTCAAGGTGTCCGCCTTCGACGCGACCAAGGCAGCCAAGGTGGAGGTGGAGCGCAAGCAACCGCTCGCCTTTCTCGATGATCGCTTCCTGCAGAAGCTCGCCCGCAGCGAGCGCGGCGTGGCGATCTTCCTCCCCACGCGGGCCGGCGTGGAGGAAGCGGCGGAGTGGGTGCGGCATCGATTCCCGCGCATCACCGCCGCGCACTATCACGGTGGCGAGCCCATTCGCGTCATCCGCCCGTTTCTCGAGGGCGTGGTACCCAAACCCTTCTTCCTGGCCATGACGGCAGCGGGGCAGAGCGCACTCAATGTGCCGGGGCTCGACACCGTCATCATCGACGACACGCGCTTTACCAACCTCATCGATCGCGGGCGCAACGTCCTCACGCGCGTGCACCTCGGCGCCAACGAGATCCTGCAGATGGCGGGGCGCGTGCACGGCCGCGTGGAAGGCGGACGCGTGTACATCCTGAGCGATCGTGACATCCGCTTCGAGGCGTTGCGCCCGACCGAACCCGAATTCCAGCTGGCGGGCGACAGCGAGCGGGTCGCGCTCACCTGCGCCGACCTCGGTGTGCGGGCCGATGCGCTCGACCTGCCGGTGCCCCTCGATCGCGCCGCCTACCGGAAGGCGGTCGCGCTGCTGGAGGCGCGCGGGCTCATCGAGAACGGTCGTCTGACCGCGTACGGCCGTGCGGTGGAGAAGCTCCCCGTGGAGCGCGCCTGGGGGGAACTCATCGTCAATGGTGACGACGAGCTGCTCCCCGCGCTGGCGGTAATGAGCGGCGTGGACAGCCTTCATCGCATGACGCGCGAAGGGCGCGATCTCGAGGGGCTGGTGGTCCGAGGCAGCGATCATCTCACCGCGTACAACCTGTACGCGGAAGCGTTTCGCGTGGCTGGCTATATCGGTGAAGTATACGGGCTGCCCCGTCACCTTTTCGAGGCGGAGCGCATTGCCCATTGGGCCGAGCAGCGCGGGGTCCTGGTGAAGGCGCTCGAGGACGCGGCGCTGGCCATGGCCAGCGTGTATCGCAGCGTGGGGATGCCGTTGCCGCAGACCCTGCCCATTGCGGGCGCCGCGATGCATCGCCGCTTTGCCGAGCTGCTCGCCCGCTACATGCCCTTCGATCTCGTCATCGAGGAGGAAACGGTGGATGGGCACGAAGCGCGCGTCTCCAAGACGAGCGTGTGCGGATCGTGGGGCGCGGTGGCCGGGTCGCTGCGGTACTTTGCCGACCGTCATGGCATTCCGCGCGCCGCCATTGAAGGGACACAGCTGTCGATGGACCTCGTGCGTCAGCATGCACAGCGGCACGAGCCCGAGTTGGCGCTCGACCCCGAGCGCAAGCACAGTCCGGTGCTGCTGCGGCGGCGTGTGACCTACTTTGGCTTCGAACTCTCGCGTGAGAGCGAGCCATTGCCGGTTTTCCCCGACGCACTGGCGGCCGCGGCGCGCCATCTGCTGGCGGAGGCGGCCGCGCGCGGCGAACTCCGCCACACCGCTGTGCGTCGCAACCAGCCCATCGTGGAGGAGATTCGCGAAGTCTGGCGGCGCCTCGGTGGCATCACCCCGCGCCTGGGGCAGGCAGAGCTCACGACCTGGTATGCACAGCGCATGGGTGATGCGCGCAGCTGGGAGGACATTCGCGCCATTCCCCTGCTGCTCGACCGCCGGGACTTCCTGAACGACGCGCAGATTGCCGCCGCGCGCGCGCTGCCGGGTGCCGTGGAGATTCGCGACCGCACGGTGGGCATCGACTACGATGTGGAGGAGCTCGACGGCGGGCGCGTACCGGTGGCGCGACTGCGACTGCCAGAGAAGCTCGCCCGCACGCTGGTGCTGGAAGAACTGCCGGTCCTCGATCGTGCCTTGCGCTTCGTGGTGCCGCGCGGCCAGCGCGGTGCCGTGCGTGCCGACGATCTGCTGGCGTTGCAGGACAAGCTCGACCTTCCCTTCACCGACGAGGAGCGGGCGGCCCATGACGCACGCGTGCGTGGAGGGGTGGAGCGAGGAAGGCGCGGGGAGAGCCGCGGGGAGAGCCGCGGCGGAAAGCCGGGCGGGGGGCCGCGCGGTGGTGGGCGCCCGGGCAAGGGTGGACGGCACCCGGGGCGGCGGCGGCGATAG
- a CDS encoding ATP-dependent 6-phosphofructokinase — protein sequence MRIAISTGGGDAPGLNAVIRAAVLSARTRGWDVLGIKRGFAGLLGEDEIVPLTVDSVRGIAGQGGTIIKTTNRGSPFAYPIQQPDGSWKNIDRSDELVENARNLGIEAIISIGGDGSLKIAQQLQAKGVRVVSVPKTIDNDVAGTITTFGFDTAVNTAMEAIDKLHTTAESHDRVMVLEVMGREAGFIALHAGVAGTADVILIPEIEWELEKVCDKIMARDASGKRFSIVVVAEGSKPKGGNESIIGASLPGQDRRLGGIAERLGYDIQRVTGKETRSMVLGHLQRGGSPTGYDRLLATRFGAAAVQAVADKKWGHMVALQSPHLVTLPIEEVLRETKRVDPKHDIVQTARMIGISFGD from the coding sequence ATGCGGATTGCCATTTCCACCGGTGGCGGTGACGCCCCGGGCCTGAACGCGGTCATTCGGGCCGCGGTCCTTTCGGCGCGTACCCGTGGCTGGGACGTGCTAGGCATCAAGCGCGGGTTTGCCGGTCTGCTTGGCGAGGACGAGATCGTCCCCCTCACGGTGGACAGTGTTCGTGGCATCGCGGGCCAGGGCGGCACGATCATCAAGACCACCAACCGCGGTAGCCCGTTTGCCTATCCCATTCAGCAGCCCGACGGCAGCTGGAAGAACATCGACCGTTCCGATGAGTTGGTGGAGAACGCCCGCAACCTGGGCATCGAAGCCATCATCTCCATTGGTGGCGACGGCTCGCTCAAGATCGCGCAGCAGCTGCAGGCCAAGGGGGTGCGCGTGGTGAGTGTGCCCAAGACGATCGACAACGACGTGGCGGGGACAATTACCACATTCGGGTTCGACACCGCCGTGAACACGGCGATGGAGGCGATCGACAAGCTGCACACGACGGCCGAGTCGCACGATCGCGTGATGGTGCTGGAGGTGATGGGGCGCGAAGCCGGCTTCATTGCCCTGCATGCCGGCGTGGCGGGTACCGCCGACGTGATCCTGATTCCCGAGATCGAGTGGGAGCTGGAGAAGGTGTGCGACAAGATCATGGCGCGCGACGCGAGCGGAAAGCGCTTCAGCATCGTGGTGGTGGCCGAGGGGTCGAAGCCGAAGGGGGGCAACGAGTCGATCATCGGCGCCTCGCTCCCCGGGCAGGACCGTCGCCTTGGCGGCATCGCGGAGCGGCTGGGGTACGATATCCAGCGGGTCACCGGGAAGGAGACGCGCTCGATGGTGCTGGGGCACCTGCAGCGCGGCGGGTCCCCCACGGGGTACGACCGGCTGCTTGCCACCCGCTTTGGTGCCGCGGCGGTGCAGGCGGTGGCGGACAAGAAGTGGGGGCACATGGTGGCGCTGCAGTCGCCGCACCTGGTGACGCTTCCCATTGAAGAGGTGCTGCGCGAAACGAAGCGGGTGGATCCCAAGCATGACATCGTGCAGACGGCGCGCATGATCGGGATCAGCTTCGGGGACTGA
- a CDS encoding DEAD/DEAH box helicase — translation MTVIDPDTLVGDVTFADLGLAQPLLDALHEAGYERPTPIQREAIPLALTGRDLIGLAQTGTGKTASFTLPVVHRLIGGPRRTRVLVLTPTRELCLQVEESVRKYSQYAPVDVIPVYGGVGYEPQERALRNGVDVVVATPGRLLDHLEKRNVDFTYLETLVLDEADRMLDMGFAPQINRIVDQIPRYRQTLLFSATMPPEVEALGRKYLRKPVVVQVGRRSSAATTVTHAVYPVPRHRKNDLLVHLLTKDDHDSVLVFTRTKSGADRVVRDLERAGVKAGAMHADKSQRERMAALEDFKSGKLRVLVATDIAQRGLDISGITHVINFDVPQQPEDYVHRIGRTGRAASTGDAYTFMSAEEIGMVRTIERTIGQEIPRVSVPGFDFGT, via the coding sequence ATGACAGTCATCGATCCTGATACGCTTGTCGGCGATGTGACCTTCGCCGATCTGGGGCTGGCGCAGCCCCTGTTGGATGCCCTGCACGAGGCCGGGTATGAGCGCCCCACACCCATCCAGCGTGAAGCCATTCCCCTGGCACTGACGGGGCGCGACCTCATTGGTCTGGCGCAGACCGGCACCGGCAAGACCGCCAGCTTCACGCTGCCGGTGGTGCATCGGCTCATTGGCGGACCGCGGCGAACCCGTGTGCTGGTGCTGACCCCCACCCGCGAGCTGTGTCTGCAGGTGGAAGAGAGTGTGCGGAAGTACTCCCAGTACGCGCCGGTGGATGTGATTCCGGTGTACGGCGGGGTGGGGTACGAGCCGCAGGAGCGCGCCTTGCGCAACGGCGTGGACGTGGTGGTGGCCACCCCCGGCCGCCTGCTCGATCACCTCGAGAAGCGCAACGTGGACTTCACGTATCTCGAGACGCTGGTGCTCGACGAGGCGGACCGCATGCTCGACATGGGGTTTGCGCCGCAGATCAATCGCATCGTGGACCAGATTCCGCGCTATCGGCAGACGTTGCTCTTTTCGGCGACGATGCCGCCGGAAGTGGAGGCGCTGGGGCGCAAGTATCTGCGCAAGCCGGTGGTGGTGCAGGTGGGGCGGCGTTCGAGTGCCGCGACGACGGTGACGCACGCCGTGTATCCGGTGCCGCGGCACCGGAAGAACGACCTGCTCGTGCACCTGCTCACGAAGGATGACCACGACTCGGTGCTGGTGTTCACGCGCACGAAGAGCGGCGCCGACCGGGTGGTGCGCGATCTCGAGCGTGCCGGGGTGAAGGCGGGTGCGATGCACGCCGACAAGTCGCAGCGCGAGCGCATGGCCGCATTGGAGGATTTCAAGAGCGGCAAGCTGCGGGTGCTGGTGGCCACGGACATTGCCCAGCGCGGCCTCGACATCAGTGGCATCACGCACGTGATCAACTTCGACGTGCCGCAGCAGCCGGAGGACTACGTGCACCGGATCGGGCGCACCGGTCGCGCGGCGAGCACTGGCGATGCGTACACGTTCATGAGCGCCGAAGAGATCGGGATGGTACGCACGATCGAGCGCACCATCGGGCAGGAGATTCCGCGCGTGTCGGTACCGGGGTTCGATTTCGGTACGTGA
- a CDS encoding alpha/beta hydrolase — MRGEFVDLDGVRLYCYAFGQRGAGHPIVLVHGSFTSSHLWQDVLPRLPKGHRVLVLDLLGHGRSDPPGSASMTVAAHAERLERLLDIMGVQQVVLVGHGMGAAVAARVAHEHPERIAHLMLVNPTLLAAHASEALLNRQVRRVALLVWLWQRLAPSWVASALHAALLPCFAHRDVGARSLDVYLMPFRQRDGRDAACAQLRALGQSRGDTVAALAPGALRCPTALVLGEHDPFLNAARSERLAGWLRTATGNTVDVHTLPGVAHVAPEEAPDRLGTLVGELIAR; from the coding sequence ATGCGCGGCGAGTTCGTGGACCTCGATGGGGTCCGGTTGTACTGCTATGCCTTCGGACAACGCGGCGCGGGTCACCCCATCGTGCTGGTGCATGGTTCGTTCACCTCCTCTCACCTGTGGCAGGACGTGCTCCCGCGGCTCCCCAAGGGACACCGGGTGCTGGTGCTCGACCTGCTGGGGCACGGTCGCAGCGACCCGCCAGGCTCCGCGTCCATGACCGTGGCCGCGCATGCGGAACGGCTGGAGCGGCTGCTCGACATCATGGGCGTGCAGCAGGTCGTGCTGGTGGGCCATGGCATGGGCGCCGCCGTGGCCGCGCGCGTGGCGCATGAACACCCCGAGCGCATCGCGCACCTCATGCTCGTGAACCCCACGTTGCTCGCGGCGCACGCCAGTGAAGCGCTGCTCAACCGCCAGGTGCGCCGGGTGGCGTTGCTCGTCTGGCTCTGGCAGCGACTCGCCCCGTCGTGGGTAGCTTCGGCGCTGCACGCGGCGCTCCTCCCCTGCTTCGCCCACCGCGATGTCGGCGCGCGGTCGCTCGATGTGTACCTCATGCCCTTCCGCCAGCGCGACGGGCGCGACGCGGCCTGCGCCCAACTCCGCGCGCTGGGGCAGTCGCGCGGGGACACCGTGGCGGCGCTTGCCCCCGGAGCGCTGCGCTGCCCCACCGCACTGGTGCTGGGGGAACACGATCCGTTTCTCAATGCCGCACGCAGTGAACGGCTTGCGGGGTGGCTCCGCACCGCCACCGGCAACACCGTGGACGTGCACACCCTACCCGGCGTGGCCCACGTGGCTCCCGAAGAAGCGCCCGACCGACTCGGCACCCTCGTGGGCGAGCTCATTGCCCGCTGA
- a CDS encoding serine/threonine-protein kinase: MFDTPDVGPAQPSAGAPPVNMPGNLGREGAYGTDAAMLRDRVTAAMGDHYLVGREVGRGGMAVVYAAEDVRLQRKVALKVLPPDLAFRPDVRERFVREAQMAARLNHPHIVPIYAVHEVPGLVCFAMALVEGESLATRILREPRPPFPFVASVLEQMADALAYAHACGVVHRDMKPDNVLLDRESGRALVTDFGIARAAESGSRLTQTGIAVGTPAFMSPEQAMGDKEVDGRSDVYAVGVIGYLMLAGRLPFEAPTTPAMLMKHVSDTPPPLRSLRPETPRVLVDILERCLAKRPADRWESALQLRDTLRRVQRDGSLSAPLPAPVAPFAAPLPVPAPPARPWDPDRDERIGYRAEDWAPRRVVEPSPAPRHAPAPGALPPMPQLPPLPMGADRSTRREWKKASRAAVKQWRKSVKRQRKQANEAYVAELKAQEIAGRMAGGPASTPAVVADRVMRFRTSLKWLGASSALGIGSLIVGVSLNEEVFVAPMLAGLVVGLGSLAVAGRRALRLRRLGISPLAALGEAWRTAPAARDNRAHHVRLAELVDKTAGGGVAQSAYGDLVRNACDDRLVIADILSKLSPEDQALVPDIDPTADALLERIGGLASGLERLDRDLPGGALADLAVRIAAVEAEPLTSPDRERRLTLLMRQRASLDDLQSRRETMRRQIDSAGMALRSLRLDIVKLRTMGMLTSMDDVTSATQEARAVSRELGYVLEAAEESRRL, translated from the coding sequence ATGTTCGACACGCCTGACGTCGGTCCCGCGCAGCCGTCGGCTGGAGCCCCACCGGTGAACATGCCCGGCAATCTGGGGCGCGAGGGGGCGTACGGTACCGATGCGGCGATGCTGCGCGATCGGGTCACTGCCGCCATGGGCGACCACTATCTGGTCGGACGTGAAGTCGGCCGTGGTGGCATGGCGGTGGTGTACGCAGCCGAGGATGTCCGGCTGCAGCGCAAGGTGGCGCTCAAGGTGCTGCCCCCCGACCTCGCCTTCCGGCCGGATGTGCGTGAACGGTTCGTACGCGAGGCGCAGATGGCCGCACGCCTCAATCACCCACACATCGTGCCCATCTACGCCGTGCACGAGGTGCCCGGTCTGGTGTGTTTCGCCATGGCGCTGGTCGAGGGAGAGAGCCTGGCCACGCGCATCCTGCGCGAGCCGCGTCCGCCGTTCCCCTTCGTCGCGAGCGTGCTGGAGCAGATGGCCGACGCCCTGGCCTACGCGCATGCCTGCGGTGTGGTGCATCGGGACATGAAGCCGGACAACGTGCTGCTCGATCGCGAGTCCGGGCGCGCGCTGGTCACCGACTTTGGTATTGCGCGCGCGGCCGAAAGCGGTTCGCGGCTCACGCAAACGGGCATCGCCGTGGGAACGCCTGCCTTCATGAGCCCCGAACAGGCTATGGGGGACAAGGAGGTCGACGGGCGCAGTGATGTGTATGCCGTGGGCGTGATCGGCTATCTCATGCTGGCCGGCCGACTGCCGTTCGAGGCGCCCACAACGCCAGCGATGCTCATGAAGCATGTGAGCGACACCCCACCGCCGCTGCGCAGCCTGCGTCCCGAGACGCCGCGCGTGCTGGTGGACATTCTGGAGCGCTGCCTCGCGAAGAGACCCGCCGATCGCTGGGAGAGTGCGCTGCAACTGCGCGATACGCTGCGTCGGGTGCAGCGCGACGGGTCACTCTCGGCGCCGCTGCCAGCGCCCGTGGCGCCGTTCGCCGCTCCGCTGCCGGTGCCCGCCCCGCCGGCGCGGCCATGGGACCCCGACCGCGATGAACGCATCGGCTATCGTGCCGAGGACTGGGCGCCGCGGCGTGTCGTTGAGCCGTCGCCCGCCCCGCGGCATGCTCCAGCGCCCGGGGCGCTGCCGCCCATGCCGCAATTGCCGCCGCTGCCCATGGGGGCGGATCGCTCGACCCGGCGGGAATGGAAGAAGGCGAGCCGGGCGGCGGTGAAGCAGTGGCGCAAGTCGGTGAAGCGGCAGCGCAAGCAGGCGAACGAGGCGTACGTGGCCGAACTCAAGGCGCAGGAGATTGCGGGCAGGATGGCGGGGGGGCCAGCCAGCACGCCCGCCGTGGTGGCCGACCGCGTGATGCGTTTTCGCACGAGCCTCAAATGGTTGGGGGCCTCGTCGGCACTCGGGATCGGCAGCCTCATCGTGGGGGTCTCGCTGAACGAAGAGGTGTTCGTGGCGCCCATGCTCGCCGGACTCGTCGTGGGGCTGGGCAGCCTCGCTGTGGCGGGGCGGCGCGCGCTCCGGCTGCGGCGCTTGGGCATTTCCCCGCTGGCGGCGTTAGGGGAGGCGTGGCGCACGGCGCCGGCGGCGCGTGACAACCGCGCGCATCATGTGCGCCTGGCCGAATTGGTGGACAAGACGGCTGGTGGTGGGGTCGCCCAGTCGGCTTACGGGGACCTCGTGCGCAACGCCTGCGACGACCGGCTCGTGATTGCCGACATCTTGTCGAAGCTGTCGCCGGAGGACCAGGCGCTCGTGCCCGATATCGATCCCACGGCCGATGCGCTGCTCGAGCGCATTGGCGGGTTGGCGAGCGGTCTCGAACGGCTCGATCGTGACCTGCCCGGTGGTGCCCTGGCCGATCTTGCCGTACGCATTGCCGCCGTGGAAGCGGAGCCGCTCACCAGCCCCGATCGTGAGCGCCGTCTGACGCTGCTCATGCGTCAGCGCGCGTCACTCGACGATCTGCAGTCGCGCCGTGAAACCATGCGCCGACAGATCGACAGCGCGGGCATGGCGCTGCGTTCGTTGCGCCTCGACATCGTGAAGCTGCGCACGATGGGGATGCTCACGTCCATGGACGACGTGACCAGTGCTACGCAGGAAGCGCGCGCGGTGTCACGCGAACTGGGATACGTGCTCGAGGCGGCGGAGGAGAGCCGGCGGCTGTAG